The Chitinophagales bacterium genome has a segment encoding these proteins:
- a CDS encoding DMT family transporter, with translation MYKQFNITANYGIVWNYLVCVLIGLLFLETPMQSIQAMIHWQYALVPFLLGCCFYIIFSMVGISSQTLGVVTTGIAFKLSFVIPVIFAIFLYNDAVTIIKFIGILMAIIAVLLISFNKEKSTATPTKFVLLLPLIIFIGGGLCDAVYNYIQNKLFIDGWEHITNTTVFFGAFALSFAANFYKKDLYQLKNIIAGIILGIPNYGSLFFLLKALEQSKMQASVIFPINNISVVMLTTISGFILFKEQLNKQKIIGIALAILSIVLIGFLS, from the coding sequence ATGTATAAACAATTCAATATTACAGCAAATTATGGTATAGTGTGGAACTACTTAGTTTGTGTATTAATTGGTTTATTATTTTTAGAAACACCAATGCAATCTATACAAGCTATGATACATTGGCAATACGCTTTAGTGCCATTTTTATTAGGTTGTTGCTTTTATATAATATTTAGTATGGTTGGTATTTCATCGCAAACACTTGGCGTAGTTACCACAGGAATTGCCTTTAAACTATCTTTTGTAATTCCAGTAATATTTGCTATTTTTTTATATAATGATGCTGTAACTATAATAAAGTTCATTGGTATATTGATGGCAATAATTGCTGTATTATTAATTTCATTCAACAAAGAAAAATCAACAGCAACACCTACTAAATTTGTATTGCTGTTGCCATTAATTATTTTTATTGGTGGTGGATTATGTGATGCAGTTTATAACTATATTCAGAATAAATTATTTATAGATGGTTGGGAACACATTACTAATACTACTGTCTTTTTTGGTGCATTTGCATTAAGTTTTGCAGCTAATTTTTATAAGAAAGATTTATATCAACTAAAAAATATTATTGCAGGAATTATATTAGGAATACCAAACTATGGTTCACTATTTTTTCTATTAAAAGCATTAGAGCAATCTAAAATGCAAGCAAGTGTAATATTTCCAATTAACAATATAAGTGTAGTAATGCTTACAACTATAAGCGGATTTATTCTATTTAAAGAACAATTAAACAAACAAAAAATTATTGGCATTGCATTAGCAATTCTGTCGATTGTTTTAATTGGATTTCTGTCATGA
- a CDS encoding YigZ family protein gives MKYRTVENIEGVIYKEKASKFIGYAYFVDNELAIKEYINYVKQMHKKASHHCFAYRLGFDDNNFRAFDDGEPSGTAGKPILQQIDSYNVKNVLLIVVRYFGGTKLGTSGLISAYKASANETLMATNIIEVYHYEQIIFQCNYEQLNSVYNILVSPIEIINSNIDNISKFIVNIPSDLLSDTILKLQEIGVEILES, from the coding sequence ATGAAATATCGTACAGTAGAAAATATTGAAGGTGTTATATACAAAGAGAAAGCAAGTAAATTTATTGGTTATGCTTATTTTGTTGACAATGAATTAGCTATAAAAGAATATATTAATTATGTAAAACAGATGCATAAAAAAGCGTCGCATCATTGTTTTGCATATCGATTAGGTTTTGATGATAACAATTTTAGAGCTTTTGATGATGGAGAACCAAGTGGCACTGCAGGAAAACCAATACTTCAACAAATAGATAGCTATAATGTAAAAAATGTGTTGCTCATTGTTGTTCGATATTTTGGAGGAACAAAATTAGGTACTTCTGGATTAATTAGTGCTTATAAAGCAAGTGCTAATGAAACACTTATGGCAACCAATATTATAGAAGTGTATCACTACGAACAGATAATTTTTCAGTGCAATTATGAACAATTAAATAGTGTATATAATATTTTAGTATCTCCAATAGAAATAATAAATAGTAATATAGATAATATATCTAAATTTATAGTAAATATTCCTAGCGATTTATTATCTGATACCATTTTAAAACTGCAAGAAATTGGAGTAGAAATACTAGAAAGTTAA
- a CDS encoding ATP-binding protein: MINAWKDKMQLLINDFDTTDISMENITEHSIAIVEFCIKLIQENPFQLSSNAITALQYETAFKFKKLAILLRDINFRVYKDAISAIEDKTISTNITINQSDTKILLQNINSEIIDELTVLQTDTISQKKLDAWQHETNPSTIIVEQLQKLIEHIKIIIQSYKNLEVVNADIVEYKAKLIDSTAVLNDQANFAINQTESFLQTIKQEFTEWTAKDLEALEKLINKHYKAIEVHKTKYSFTELDINTLEQCDIASGVAEGELLVKTIDFKEEISAWLEAEIYPVFYDLKNLSEQIHDRCLLSLINVNNRVKEIVQQIKLKENLPYNMETVLQPISNIPKNANKILVDLVAKNEDLAKTINETFKTTNIFNNNDYFIYRVNLNREANGKIVKYKFGFWERNYQKFKRSLRKYFYKDDDTVLNLLDTFDFIQHNTIQQQDIATTSLFLKKGYIGKSFLVERNDVYQLTKVAIKEWNAGNKGALLVYGDALTGKSTILESINLAIPKLPVVYLKPHTTIHYKGRNFEVEYNLEEALKFINKYIYQDKVILAIDDLELWRDKQNSLYDNINTFIYNINKYNKNIFFIVSTNGWMKHHLDTYFRFNDYFIAEYCTNFTSNDDILKAIVLRYIASIKEDNQSASWDDENQKIEKYIQYIIQHTHNNIGACLKHFYLSTRQKYEHILSTPDSFVDLIERNRYLLKYILKLKKTDEFEMLKNIGAKSSRSGQLQIQNLLNCKVLVRNNFGEINVNKAIIDYVEHILHDFDLKFNYD, from the coding sequence ATGATAAATGCATGGAAAGATAAAATGCAATTGCTTATCAACGATTTTGATACTACTGATATTTCTATGGAAAATATCACAGAACACAGTATTGCAATCGTAGAATTCTGTATAAAATTAATTCAAGAAAATCCATTTCAATTATCATCCAATGCCATTACAGCTTTGCAATATGAAACGGCATTTAAATTTAAAAAATTAGCTATACTATTAAGAGATATTAATTTTAGAGTTTATAAAGATGCCATTTCAGCTATTGAAGATAAAACAATAAGTACTAATATTACTATCAATCAGTCAGATACTAAAATATTATTGCAAAATATAAATTCTGAAATAATAGATGAATTAACTGTATTACAAACTGATACTATTTCACAAAAAAAACTAGATGCTTGGCAACACGAAACCAATCCAAGTACAATCATAGTAGAACAACTACAAAAGTTAATCGAACACATCAAAATAATTATACAATCCTATAAAAATTTAGAAGTTGTTAATGCAGATATTGTTGAGTATAAAGCTAAATTAATTGATAGTACAGCAGTTTTAAACGACCAAGCTAACTTTGCAATTAATCAAACCGAATCGTTTTTGCAAACCATTAAACAAGAATTTACAGAGTGGACAGCCAAAGATTTGGAAGCGTTGGAAAAGCTCATCAATAAACACTACAAAGCGATAGAAGTGCATAAAACAAAGTATTCTTTTACAGAATTAGACATCAATACTTTAGAACAATGTGATATTGCAAGTGGTGTAGCAGAAGGAGAGTTGTTGGTTAAAACCATAGATTTTAAAGAAGAAATTAGTGCTTGGCTCGAAGCAGAAATTTATCCAGTTTTTTACGATTTAAAGAATTTAAGTGAGCAAATTCACGACCGATGTTTGTTGTCTTTAATCAATGTAAACAATAGAGTTAAAGAAATTGTGCAACAAATAAAACTCAAAGAAAATTTGCCATACAATATGGAAACTGTGTTGCAACCGATTAGCAATATTCCTAAAAATGCCAATAAAATTCTAGTAGATTTAGTTGCTAAAAATGAAGATTTAGCTAAAACAATTAATGAAACTTTTAAAACTACTAATATATTTAATAATAATGATTACTTTATTTATAGAGTGAATCTTAATAGAGAAGCCAATGGCAAAATTGTTAAATATAAATTTGGATTTTGGGAAAGAAACTATCAAAAGTTTAAAAGAAGCTTGCGAAAATATTTCTATAAAGATGATGATACCGTTTTAAATTTATTAGATACTTTCGATTTTATACAACACAATACCATTCAACAACAAGACATTGCTACTACATCGTTGTTTCTTAAAAAAGGATATATTGGCAAGTCATTTTTAGTAGAACGAAACGATGTTTATCAGCTTACAAAAGTGGCAATTAAAGAATGGAATGCTGGAAATAAAGGTGCTTTGTTGGTTTATGGTGATGCACTAACTGGAAAAAGTACAATACTAGAATCTATTAATTTAGCAATTCCAAAATTACCAGTGGTTTATTTAAAACCACACACTACGATACATTATAAAGGTAGAAATTTTGAAGTAGAATACAATTTAGAAGAAGCATTAAAGTTTATTAATAAATATATTTATCAAGATAAAGTAATTTTAGCTATTGATGATTTAGAATTGTGGAGAGATAAACAGAATAGCTTGTATGACAATATCAATACTTTTATTTATAATATCAATAAATATAATAAAAATATATTCTTTATAGTTTCAACTAATGGTTGGATGAAACATCATCTAGATACTTATTTTAGATTTAACGACTATTTTATAGCAGAGTATTGTACCAATTTTACTTCTAATGATGATATTTTAAAAGCCATTGTACTACGATATATTGCGTCTATTAAAGAAGACAATCAGTCAGCATCTTGGGACGATGAAAATCAAAAAATAGAAAAATATATACAATATATTATACAGCATACACATAATAATATTGGTGCTTGTTTAAAACATTTTTATTTGTCTACCAGACAAAAGTATGAACATATATTAAGTACACCAGATTCTTTTGTCGATTTAATTGAAAGAAATAGATATTTATTAAAATATATTTTAAAGTTGAAAAAGACAGACGAATTTGAAATGCTTAAAAATATAGGAGCGAAGTCGAGTAGGAGTGGACAATTGCAAATTCAAAACTTGTTGAATTGCAAAGTTTTAGTACGCAATAACTTTGGAGAAATTAATGTAAACAAAGCAATTATAGATTATGTTGAACATATTTTGCACGATTTTGATTTAAAATTTAACTATGATTAA
- a CDS encoding cation:proton antiporter codes for MYSEILSSYNLIIICSIIIIISFFFGEISKRTGVPSVLLLIVLGILLQFVLDFFNIYNLDFFPVLEMLGIVGLIMIVLEAALELKLDRDKIKPITSAFLVALIGLLGSAFLTVKVLMHFIPTLTTMQAWMYATPLSILSSAIIIPSVSNLRADKKEFHIYESTFSDIMGIMLFYFITAQLKSKSLAIAHHKQYSFSSGVVEYSINIFITILLSIIFSYIIVLVFQKLQSQVKLFLLIALLMLLYAIGKQMHLSSLLIILSFGLVIANTELFFRGKLKRLIDVNKVHSIYHSLHDITMETSFVVRTFFFVIFGITLTFASLANIDVVVISLILLAIIYIVRFILLRIFIGKDIIPQLFIAPRGLITILLFYAIPKEHQADDFDNGILLFIIIGTSIIMTISMIFNKKRASKAINKANSVEIKTDSWNAPGLD; via the coding sequence ATGTATTCAGAAATATTATCATCATACAACTTAATTATTATATGTTCAATTATAATAATTATATCATTTTTCTTCGGAGAAATTTCAAAAAGAACAGGTGTGCCTTCTGTATTATTATTAATAGTATTAGGTATCTTACTACAATTTGTACTAGATTTTTTCAATATCTATAATCTCGACTTTTTTCCAGTACTAGAAATGTTAGGCATCGTTGGATTAATCATGATAGTACTAGAAGCTGCACTAGAACTCAAACTAGATAGAGATAAAATAAAACCAATTACCAGTGCATTTTTAGTAGCATTGATTGGTTTACTTGGCTCTGCTTTTCTTACGGTAAAAGTACTCATGCATTTTATACCAACACTTACTACCATGCAAGCGTGGATGTATGCAACACCATTATCTATTTTATCAAGTGCTATTATTATACCAAGTGTAAGTAATTTAAGAGCAGACAAAAAAGAATTTCATATATATGAAAGTACATTTTCTGATATTATGGGAATCATGCTTTTCTACTTTATTACAGCACAGCTTAAAAGTAAATCACTAGCAATTGCACATCACAAACAATATAGTTTTTCTTCTGGAGTTGTTGAATATTCTATAAATATATTTATAACAATACTACTATCTATTATATTTAGTTATATTATAGTATTAGTATTTCAAAAGTTACAAAGTCAAGTAAAACTGTTTTTACTAATAGCACTGTTGATGTTATTATATGCCATTGGAAAACAAATGCATTTATCGTCGTTGCTAATTATTTTAAGTTTTGGTTTGGTAATTGCCAACACCGAATTATTTTTTAGAGGCAAACTAAAACGATTGATAGATGTAAATAAAGTACACAGTATTTATCACAGTTTACACGATATTACCATGGAAACTTCATTTGTGGTACGAACTTTCTTTTTTGTGATTTTTGGTATTACGCTAACATTTGCATCACTAGCAAACATAGATGTAGTAGTAATTAGTTTGATTTTACTAGCCATTATATATATAGTTCGATTTATTCTGCTACGAATTTTTATAGGAAAAGATATTATTCCACAACTATTTATTGCACCAAGAGGTTTAATTACCATCTTATTATTTTATGCAATTCCAAAAGAACATCAAGCCGATGATTTTGACAATGGCATACTATTATTTATCATTATAGGTACTAGTATAATTATGACGATTTCTATGATTTTTAATAAGAAACGAGCTAGTAAAGCAATCAACAAAGCCAACAGCGTAGAAATTAAAACCGACTCATGGAACGCACCAGGTTTGGATTAA
- a CDS encoding ABC transporter ATP-binding protein, whose amino-acid sequence MKQLKIYLNYVKPYWLNTVLNIVFNLLTAVFSVFSLLMLIPFLQLIFQSDANAVVQKPIFEQAVNTKSYISDLVTYQIQTWINTNGKVHALLWVCCITLLVFFLKNIFRYLALHFLAPMRTGIASNIRQKIYDKLLLLDIAYFAEEQHGKIMTKMTNDVQEIEYGVLHFLEIIFKEPITILITLITMLIMSPQLTLFVLIILPLSGYVIGKIGKSLKQSSHIVLDLQSQINQITNETINGIKVIKAYNASSFFRKLFFDTNEAHHNISTKMLRKRDLSSPLSEFLGIGVVVIVLFVGGRLVLNETSSLSAEAFIAFIVIFSQIIQPAKAFSNAYYFIQKGLASMDRVNAFLQEKITINNNADAIPISALKESILINNISFKYKNKNVLNNISFSIPKNQKVAIVGLSGSGKSTLVQLLLRFYDVQQGNIAIDGTDIKKINLNDLRNQFSFVTQHAVLFNDTIKNNIILNNEYNEQQLNRVIELCNLTTIINHAEHGLATFIGDNGIKLSGGEQQRLALARAVYHDAPILILDEATAHLDSSNEQMIQQALAKYWQNKTAIVIAHRLSTIQQCDNIIVLKEGNLVEQGNHQTLMQLQGEYFRLVSLQQL is encoded by the coding sequence GTGAAACAGCTAAAGATATACTTAAATTATGTAAAGCCATATTGGCTCAATACAGTACTAAACATAGTATTTAACTTGCTAACTGCTGTATTTTCAGTATTTTCTTTGTTGATGTTGATTCCATTTTTGCAATTAATTTTTCAATCTGATGCAAATGCAGTCGTTCAAAAACCAATATTTGAGCAAGCAGTGAATACAAAATCGTACATAAGCGATTTAGTAACTTATCAAATACAAACATGGATAAATACCAATGGAAAAGTGCATGCATTACTTTGGGTTTGTTGTATTACGCTTTTAGTATTCTTCTTAAAAAATATTTTTAGATACTTGGCATTGCATTTTTTAGCTCCAATGCGAACTGGTATTGCATCAAACATTAGACAAAAAATATATGATAAATTATTATTATTAGATATTGCTTATTTTGCAGAAGAACAACATGGTAAAATAATGACTAAAATGACGAACGATGTTCAAGAGATTGAATATGGAGTGTTGCATTTTTTAGAAATCATTTTTAAAGAACCAATTACTATTTTAATTACGCTAATTACCATGTTGATTATGAGTCCACAATTGACTTTGTTTGTGCTAATCATTTTGCCATTGTCTGGTTATGTAATTGGAAAAATTGGAAAGAGTTTAAAACAAAGTTCGCATATAGTTTTAGATTTACAATCGCAGATTAACCAAATTACCAACGAAACTATAAATGGTATTAAAGTAATTAAAGCATATAATGCGAGTAGTTTTTTTAGAAAACTGTTTTTTGATACTAACGAAGCACATCACAATATTAGTACTAAGATGCTTAGAAAAAGAGATTTGTCATCGCCATTGTCTGAGTTTTTAGGAATTGGTGTAGTAGTAATTGTATTATTTGTTGGAGGAAGATTGGTTTTGAATGAGACATCAAGTTTGTCTGCAGAAGCATTCATTGCCTTTATCGTTATATTTTCTCAAATCATACAACCAGCGAAAGCTTTTTCAAATGCTTATTACTTTATTCAAAAAGGTTTAGCATCTATGGATAGAGTAAATGCCTTTCTTCAAGAAAAAATTACTATCAACAATAATGCAGATGCGATACCAATTAGTGCATTAAAGGAATCTATTTTAATAAATAATATTTCATTTAAATATAAAAATAAAAATGTATTAAATAATATTTCGTTTAGCATTCCTAAAAATCAAAAAGTAGCCATAGTTGGTTTGTCTGGAAGTGGTAAATCGACATTGGTACAATTGTTACTACGATTTTATGATGTACAACAAGGCAATATTGCTATTGATGGAACAGATATTAAAAAGATTAACTTAAATGACTTAAGAAATCAATTTTCGTTCGTAACACAGCATGCTGTTTTATTTAATGATACGATTAAAAACAATATTATTTTAAATAATGAATATAATGAACAGCAACTCAATCGTGTAATTGAATTGTGTAATTTAACGACTATCATCAATCATGCAGAACATGGTTTGGCTACATTTATTGGCGATAATGGTATTAAATTAAGTGGTGGCGAACAACAACGCTTGGCATTAGCAAGAGCTGTTTATCACGATGCACCTATTTTAATTTTAGATGAAGCTACTGCTCATTTAGATAGTAGTAATGAACAAATGATTCAACAAGCATTAGCTAAGTATTGGCAAAACAAAACAGCTATTGTTATAGCTCATCGTTTATCTACGATACAACAATGCGACAATATTATAGTGCTAAAAGAAGGCAATTTGGTAGAGCAAGGCAATCATCAAACACTAATGCAATTACAAGGCGAATATTTTAGATTGGTAAGTTTACAACAGTTATAG
- the rbfA gene encoding 30S ribosome-binding factor RbfA, translated as MESIKQKQVSKIIQMALADIFLQEAKEILDGAMVSISSVHITPDLFTARVYIGIFNHKKPDEILYFIEANNKAIRKLLGNKIKSKVRRIPELVFFKDDSLDEVFKLEALFKDIKDKDDSIQQLRDTNNDEA; from the coding sequence ATGGAATCTATTAAACAAAAACAAGTTAGCAAAATAATACAAATGGCTTTGGCTGATATTTTTTTGCAAGAAGCTAAAGAAATTTTAGACGGAGCAATGGTAAGTATTAGCAGCGTACATATAACACCAGATTTATTTACAGCCAGAGTGTATATTGGTATCTTTAATCATAAAAAACCTGATGAAATTTTATATTTTATTGAAGCTAATAATAAAGCCATTAGAAAATTACTAGGTAATAAAATCAAAAGTAAAGTAAGAAGAATTCCAGAGTTGGTATTTTTTAAAGATGATTCTTTAGACGAAGTGTTTAAGTTGGAAGCATTGTTTAAAGACATTAAAGACAAAGACGACTCAATACAACAACTTAGAGATACCAACAATGATGAAGCATGA
- a CDS encoding ABC transporter permease codes for MIKSLPFKIAFRYLFSKKSTNAINIIASISAAAIGVGVMALILVLSVFNGLEDLVKSLYTVFYPEIAITAKHSKTIYLDDNINNILKDNKDIAQFSYTLEENALLEYNENQHIATIKGVDRNYFNVVSGFDSFMIEGNKRLQLADQNYILLGVGVANILGINTERATRPVGIYIGKKNTKSLSNVENAFNKSYINGGGVFAISDEFDSKYTIVPLDYLQQISENYTQVSKIEIKLKDKKDEASVLQYLHSKLGDDYDIKNRYQQNEVLYKVLQSEKWMVFAILSGIIIIAAFNIIGVLSMLVLEKRKDMAALTALGFQKKSVVHLFLYEGILLAAIGTIIGTIIAIILLLLQQHVGLIKMPGESFILKYYPVKMKILDFIMVYAIVIIICLIASWLPSTRAANRIEKEYLNYLS; via the coding sequence ATGATAAAAAGTCTGCCATTTAAAATTGCTTTTAGATATTTATTTTCTAAAAAATCTACCAATGCTATAAATATTATTGCTAGTATTAGTGCTGCTGCAATTGGCGTTGGTGTAATGGCTTTAATTTTGGTTTTGTCTGTGTTTAATGGCTTAGAAGACTTGGTAAAATCACTCTACACTGTCTTTTATCCAGAAATTGCTATTACGGCAAAACATAGTAAAACTATTTATTTAGATGATAATATCAACAATATTTTAAAAGACAATAAAGATATTGCTCAATTTTCATACACACTCGAAGAAAATGCTTTATTAGAGTACAACGAAAATCAACATATTGCTACAATAAAAGGTGTTGATAGAAATTATTTTAATGTAGTTAGTGGTTTTGATTCTTTTATGATTGAAGGCAACAAACGACTACAATTAGCAGATCAGAATTATATTTTATTAGGCGTTGGTGTAGCCAATATTTTAGGTATTAATACTGAAAGAGCAACACGACCTGTTGGAATTTATATAGGAAAAAAGAATACCAAAAGTTTGTCGAATGTAGAAAATGCTTTTAATAAAAGTTACATTAATGGTGGTGGTGTTTTTGCAATTTCCGACGAATTTGATAGCAAGTATACCATAGTACCTTTAGATTATCTACAACAAATTAGCGAAAACTACACTCAAGTTTCTAAGATAGAAATTAAGTTGAAAGACAAAAAAGACGAAGCTAGCGTACTACAATATCTGCATTCAAAATTAGGCGATGATTACGACATCAAAAATAGATACCAACAAAACGAAGTATTGTACAAAGTGTTACAATCTGAAAAATGGATGGTATTTGCCATTTTATCTGGAATAATAATTATAGCAGCATTTAACATCATAGGTGTTTTGTCGATGTTGGTTTTAGAAAAACGGAAAGATATGGCAGCACTAACAGCACTTGGTTTTCAAAAAAAATCGGTAGTACATTTATTTTTGTACGAAGGCATTTTATTAGCTGCAATAGGAACTATTATTGGAACTATTATTGCAATTATTTTGTTACTACTACAACAACATGTAGGTTTAATAAAAATGCCAGGCGAATCATTCATCTTAAAATACTATCCAGTAAAAATGAAAATTTTAGATTTTATAATGGTGTATGCTATTGTAATTATTATTTGTTTGATTGCATCGTGGTTGCCATCTACAAGAGCAGCTAATAGAATAGAAAAAGAATATTTAAATTATTTATCATAA
- a CDS encoding ABC transporter ATP-binding protein: MSLLKIDKVSKTFQDNLALNNISFEIEQGKIYGLLGPNGAGKTTLIRHITQIFLPDEGQLFYNGEKLQAKHINEIGYMPEERGLYKKMKVGEHLLYLARLRGLDNATAKQKIDFYIHKFDIESWWNKEVGELSKGMQQKIQFIATVLHQPKLLILDEPFSGLDPVNAQIIKEEIFNLHNQGMTIIFSTHRMENVEEICEEIILINKGNILIDGKVKDIKEKYKENKYKLEFYDNVVMPENISQQYQYTNNSETDYVFTLQENQQPNELLKLVLQNNLPLKAFQEILPSINEIFIKTVNQ, translated from the coding sequence ATGTCATTATTAAAAATAGATAAAGTATCAAAAACCTTTCAAGATAATTTGGCTTTAAACAATATTTCATTTGAAATTGAACAAGGCAAAATTTATGGTTTATTAGGTCCAAATGGTGCAGGAAAAACAACATTGATTAGACACATTACACAGATTTTTCTACCAGACGAAGGTCAGCTGTTCTACAATGGAGAAAAATTACAAGCCAAACACATCAACGAAATTGGATACATGCCAGAAGAAAGAGGTTTGTACAAAAAAATGAAAGTTGGTGAGCACTTACTTTATTTAGCACGATTAAGAGGTTTGGATAATGCTACTGCAAAACAAAAAATAGATTTTTATATTCATAAGTTTGATATTGAATCGTGGTGGAATAAAGAAGTAGGCGAACTATCTAAAGGTATGCAACAGAAAATTCAGTTTATTGCAACGGTTTTGCATCAACCTAAATTACTCATTTTAGATGAACCTTTTTCTGGATTAGATCCTGTGAATGCTCAAATTATTAAAGAAGAAATTTTCAACTTACACAATCAAGGAATGACGATTATTTTCTCTACACACCGAATGGAAAATGTAGAAGAAATTTGCGAAGAAATTATACTAATCAACAAAGGCAATATTTTAATTGATGGAAAAGTAAAAGACATCAAAGAAAAATATAAAGAAAATAAGTATAAATTAGAATTCTATGATAATGTGGTTATGCCAGAAAATATTTCACAACAATATCAATACACCAATAACAGCGAAACAGATTATGTTTTTACGCTACAAGAAAATCAACAACCAAACGAGTTGCTAAAATTAGTGTTACAAAACAATTTGCCTTTAAAAGCATTTCAAGAAATTTTGCCAAGCATCAATGAAATTTTTATAAAAACAGTCAATCAATAA
- a CDS encoding ABC transporter permease, with translation MQKVLYIIAREYMTRVRKKSFIILTLLMPLLIGAFLVATVLIATNGKQETNILVKDDSNLFADKFRGLDDDNIHYDYLMNNTSLDALKKTYNEDYDILLYIPKIDLDRPNGITIYAEKELGGNIENTIEDALTEQIKNIVLLRENYNVELIDKLNQTVTIEKVINDKQQFGRSSLAGGIGYICGFLIYIFLLVYGSMVLKGVTEEKTNRIIEVLVTSVKPFQLMMGKIIGIGAVGLTQFVLWGILSFIVQFVVGLIFADQMTAMQSMQQSQASSSEVVSIMNDLSLAFKDLDIFRIIFSFIFYFIFGYFFYAAQFAAIGAAVTDDSDAQSFTFPLMIPIMISIVLMSVTLEQPFGAAAKWGSMLPFSSPIIMMSRIPFKVEWWQQIISMLILVVACIAITALAARIYRIGILIQGKKVSFKEIGKWIFMKV, from the coding sequence ATGCAAAAAGTACTCTATATCATTGCACGAGAATACATGACACGAGTTCGTAAAAAATCGTTCATTATTCTTACACTGTTAATGCCATTACTTATTGGTGCATTTTTAGTCGCTACTGTTTTAATTGCTACTAACGGAAAGCAAGAAACCAATATTCTAGTAAAAGACGATAGCAATTTATTTGCCGATAAATTTAGAGGTTTAGATGACGACAATATTCACTACGATTATTTGATGAACAATACTTCTTTAGATGCTTTAAAGAAAACATATAACGAAGATTATGATATATTATTATACATACCAAAAATAGATTTAGACAGACCGAATGGTATTACCATTTATGCAGAAAAAGAATTAGGTGGAAATATTGAAAATACGATTGAAGATGCTTTAACAGAACAAATAAAAAATATTGTACTACTAAGAGAAAATTATAATGTAGAGTTGATAGACAAACTCAATCAAACAGTTACTATAGAAAAAGTAATTAACGACAAACAACAATTTGGTAGGTCGTCTTTAGCTGGAGGAATTGGTTATATATGTGGTTTTTTAATTTATATATTTCTACTCGTTTATGGTTCTATGGTTTTAAAAGGTGTAACCGAAGAAAAAACAAATAGAATTATAGAAGTTTTAGTTACTTCTGTAAAACCATTTCAACTCATGATGGGAAAAATTATAGGTATTGGTGCAGTTGGATTAACACAATTTGTACTTTGGGGAATTTTGAGTTTTATTGTTCAGTTTGTTGTAGGTTTAATTTTTGCTGACCAAATGACTGCAATGCAAAGTATGCAACAATCGCAAGCCAGTAGTTCAGAAGTAGTAAGTATAATGAACGATTTAAGTTTAGCATTTAAAGATTTAGATATTTTTAGAATAATTTTTAGTTTTATATTTTATTTTATCTTTGGATATTTTTTCTACGCAGCACAATTCGCAGCTATTGGTGCAGCAGTAACAGACGACAGCGACGCACAATCGTTTACTTTTCCGCTAATGATTCCTATAATGATTTCTATCGTATTAATGTCAGTTACACTAGAACAACCATTTGGAGCCGCAGCAAAATGGGGAAGTATGTTACCATTTTCATCGCCAATAATAATGATGTCTCGTATTCCATTTAAAGTAGAATGGTGGCAACAAATTATTTCAATGTTAATATTAGTTGTTGCTTGTATTGCCATAACAGCACTAGCAGCAAGAATTTACAGAATAGGAATTTTAATACAAGGCAAAAAAGTGTCGTTTAAAGAAATAGGCAAATGGATTTTTATGAAAGTATAA